A stretch of the Clostridium fungisolvens genome encodes the following:
- a CDS encoding MATE family efflux transporter — MFSNKALKKLIIPLFMDQILIITVSIIGTMMVSYAGEAAVSGVSLIDMINMLLINVLAALATGGAVVVSQYIGRKQKEQACFAASQLITITTVISTGIMLVVLILNKPLLNVLFGRVDKDVMTAAVIYFIISGLSYPFLAVYNSCAALFRSMGNSRIPMIISIVMNVTNVVLNAIGIFVFHAGVVGIALAALIARGIAAVIMMYLSLNKNNEIFIRFSEIFSWQGSMIKRILNIAVPNGLENGIVQLGRVLLVSIIALFGTAQIAANGITNSLVGIAISFATAMNLAIVTVVGQCVGAGDYEQASYYNERLTKVSYIGTLVISLAQISLLPIILSLYTLSPEVRHLTYILVVIHNCFAIFLWPLAFTLPNGLRAAGDVRFTMIVSIGSMFILRIALGYTLGIVFKMGVIGIWVAMGFDWMLRSGIYIIRFKSGRWKEFKVI; from the coding sequence ATGTTTTCAAATAAAGCACTTAAAAAATTAATTATACCTCTCTTTATGGACCAAATTTTAATAATTACTGTCAGTATAATTGGAACAATGATGGTTTCTTATGCAGGAGAAGCGGCGGTTTCCGGAGTATCTTTAATAGATATGATAAACATGCTACTCATAAATGTGCTGGCTGCGCTTGCTACTGGAGGAGCAGTGGTAGTTTCACAGTATATTGGGCGTAAACAAAAGGAACAAGCGTGTTTTGCTGCAAGTCAATTAATAACCATCACAACAGTTATTTCTACTGGTATCATGCTAGTTGTTCTTATACTTAATAAACCACTTTTAAATGTCCTTTTTGGTAGAGTGGACAAGGATGTTATGACAGCAGCCGTTATCTATTTTATTATTTCAGGATTATCCTACCCATTTTTAGCTGTGTACAATTCCTGCGCTGCATTGTTTCGTTCAATGGGTAATTCTCGTATTCCTATGATTATTTCTATTGTTATGAATGTGACCAACGTAGTTTTAAATGCTATTGGCATTTTTGTGTTCCATGCAGGAGTGGTGGGGATTGCACTTGCAGCACTTATCGCTAGAGGTATTGCCGCAGTTATTATGATGTACCTATCCTTAAATAAAAACAATGAGATATTTATCCGTTTCTCTGAGATTTTTTCATGGCAGGGGAGCATGATAAAAAGAATCCTAAATATTGCTGTGCCTAATGGATTAGAAAATGGTATTGTCCAATTAGGTCGTGTTCTCCTTGTTAGTATTATTGCACTGTTTGGTACAGCTCAAATTGCTGCAAATGGTATAACCAATAGCTTGGTTGGTATAGCCATCAGCTTTGCAACAGCCATGAATCTTGCCATAGTAACGGTAGTTGGTCAATGTGTAGGTGCAGGTGATTATGAACAAGCTTCTTACTACAATGAGAGGCTTACAAAGGTCAGCTATATAGGAACACTTGTCATTAGCTTGGCTCAGATTTCATTGCTTCCTATAATTTTAAGCTTATATACCTTGTCTCCAGAAGTTCGTCATCTAACTTATATTCTTGTAGTGATTCATAATTGCTTTGCAATCTTTTTGTGGCCACTTGCTTTTACTCTTCCAAACGGGTTACGTGCTGCAGGAGACGTACGCTTTACCATGATAGTTTCCATTGGATCAATGTTTATTTTGCGTATAGCTCTCGGCTATACTCTTGGAATTGTATTTAAGATGGGAGTTATAGGAATTTGGGTAGCTATGGGTTTTGACTGGATGCTTCGTTCTGGCATATATATTATTAGATTTAAGAGTGGCAGGTGGAAAGAGTTTAAGGTTATATAA
- a CDS encoding histidine phosphatase family protein produces the protein MAKTLYLMRHGQTLFNLRRKIQGWSDSPLTEKGIEQAKTAGKYFKANNIIFDHAYCSTSERCVDTLEIVTENNILYTRVKGLKEMYYGTFEGESEDLNPKTPKECETFYLPYGGESSNTVRDRMIKTLTEIMEKEDHYSVLAVSHSGACFNFLRALQDPMEELEKGFTNCCIFVYEYENNQFKLREVIRHCES, from the coding sequence ATGGCAAAAACATTATATTTAATGAGACATGGACAAACTCTTTTTAACTTACGACGAAAGATTCAGGGATGGTCTGATTCTCCACTTACTGAAAAGGGCATAGAACAAGCAAAAACTGCAGGAAAATATTTTAAGGCTAACAATATAATATTTGATCATGCCTATTGTTCTACATCTGAAAGATGTGTTGATACCTTGGAGATAGTAACTGAAAACAATATACTTTACACTAGAGTGAAGGGTTTGAAAGAGATGTATTACGGTACTTTTGAAGGTGAAAGTGAAGATTTAAATCCCAAAACTCCTAAAGAATGTGAAACATTTTATTTGCCATATGGAGGTGAATCCTCAAATACTGTAAGAGATAGAATGATTAAAACCCTAACTGAGATAATGGAGAAGGAAGATCATTATAGTGTCCTAGCAGTGTCACACAGTGGAGCTTGCTTCAATTTTCTAAGAGCACTTCAAGATCCTATGGAGGAATTGGAAAAGGGATTTACAAACTGTTGTATTTTTGTATATGAATATGAAAACAATCAATTTAAATTAAGAGAAGTTATTAGACATTGTGAAAGCTGA
- a CDS encoding MerR family transcriptional regulator, producing MKIKEVSEKFNISIPTLRYYEKIGLFDHVKRINGIREYEDKDIKHLSMIITLKNAGLSNELILKYMELAKLGENSNEERVFILKQQRQKLLDEIHRKNKNLDSLDYLMYKIKNN from the coding sequence TTGAAGATCAAAGAAGTAAGTGAAAAGTTCAATATTTCTATTCCAACATTAAGATATTATGAAAAAATAGGATTATTTGATCATGTGAAAAGAATCAATGGGATTAGAGAATATGAAGATAAAGATATTAAACATCTTAGCATGATTATTACCTTGAAAAATGCAGGACTTAGTAATGAATTGATATTGAAATACATGGAATTAGCAAAGCTGGGTGAAAATTCAAATGAAGAAAGAGTTTTTATATTGAAACAGCAGAGGCAGAAACTATTGGATGAAATACACCGTAAAAATAAGAACCTAGATTCTTTGGACTATCTAATGTACAAGATAAAAAATAATTAA
- a CDS encoding MBL fold metallo-hydrolase, protein MSKSEKKNQARAPKTQTFGAEAFETSDKTVIRWLGNAGTFINSKGTCIMIDPLLEGFDLPLLIDMPILSENVPHLDGVFVTHCDNDHFSRVTCKKLANVCKEYHAPHYVSELMNEEKLSGFGHDIGEAFEVGTIKVTLTPADHAWQNEKKKYARVFKFEDYCGFWLETPDGNIWLPGDSRLLPEHLEMPIPDAIIFDFSNNSWHIGLQGAVRLANAYPSTPLLLSHWGSVDAPYMDAFNADPNDLYGHVENPERIYVLAPGEAFTLTRLN, encoded by the coding sequence ATGAGTAAATCAGAAAAGAAAAATCAAGCTCGTGCGCCGAAAACACAAACATTTGGAGCGGAAGCATTCGAGACTTCAGATAAGACTGTTATTCGCTGGCTCGGAAATGCAGGAACATTCATTAATAGTAAAGGAACTTGTATTATGATTGATCCTCTTTTAGAAGGGTTCGATTTGCCTCTGCTTATAGATATGCCAATTTTATCTGAAAATGTGCCTCATTTAGATGGGGTATTTGTGACTCATTGTGATAATGACCATTTTAGTAGAGTTACTTGTAAGAAACTTGCTAATGTATGTAAGGAATACCACGCTCCACATTATGTATCGGAATTAATGAATGAAGAAAAGTTGTCTGGATTTGGACATGATATTGGAGAAGCTTTTGAAGTAGGAACTATTAAAGTTACTTTAACACCTGCGGATCATGCTTGGCAAAATGAAAAAAAGAAATATGCTCGAGTGTTTAAATTTGAAGACTATTGCGGTTTTTGGTTAGAAACTCCTGACGGAAATATATGGCTTCCAGGTGATTCTCGACTACTACCTGAACATCTAGAAATGCCAATTCCAGATGCTATTATTTTTGATTTTTCTAATAATTCATGGCATATTGGACTTCAAGGAGCTGTAAGATTGGCAAATGCTTATCCTAGCACACCATTATTACTTTCTCACTGGGGGAGTGTAGATGCTCCATATATGGATGCATTCAATGCTGATCCAAATGATTTATATGGACATGTCGAAAATCCAGAACGAATTTATGTGCTTGCACCTGGTGAGGCTTTTACTCTTACTAGATTAAATTGA
- a CDS encoding LysR family transcriptional regulator codes for MEIRVLRYFLTVAREESITKAAEILHITQPTLSRQLMQLEEELRVQLFIRGKTKITLTDEGMLLRRRAEEIVDLADRTEREFIEQDNLIGGEIFIGAGETHAMHVLARLIKKFNKEYPQVKYNIYSGNADDVKEKIDKGLIDIGLLMEPVNIEKYDFIRLPNKETWGVLMPKDSPLAEKEYIKSKDLTNMSIINTKRSIVQNEIENWFGEQYEKLNIIATYNLIYNAAIMVEEGLGYAICFDKLVNVNDETNLCFKPFYPRLETGTVIVWKKHQVFSTATTKFIEKIINALKA; via the coding sequence ATGGAGATACGAGTTTTAAGATATTTTTTAACAGTGGCAAGGGAAGAAAGTATTACTAAAGCCGCAGAAATCCTTCATATTACTCAGCCAACCTTATCTCGTCAGTTGATGCAGCTAGAAGAGGAATTAAGAGTTCAATTATTTATAAGAGGAAAAACTAAGATAACTCTTACGGATGAAGGAATGCTGCTAAGAAGAAGAGCTGAAGAAATTGTGGATTTAGCTGACAGGACAGAAAGAGAGTTCATTGAACAGGATAACCTTATTGGCGGTGAAATATTTATAGGTGCCGGTGAAACTCATGCTATGCATGTACTTGCAAGGTTAATCAAGAAGTTCAACAAAGAGTATCCGCAGGTAAAGTATAATATATATAGCGGTAATGCAGATGATGTTAAAGAAAAAATTGATAAAGGTCTAATTGATATAGGCTTATTGATGGAGCCTGTTAATATTGAAAAATATGATTTTATAAGGCTTCCTAATAAGGAAACATGGGGAGTTCTCATGCCAAAAGACAGTCCTTTGGCTGAAAAGGAGTATATAAAATCGAAAGACCTTACTAATATGTCAATTATAAATACTAAGCGGTCTATTGTTCAAAATGAAATTGAAAACTGGTTTGGTGAACAATATGAAAAACTTAACATCATTGCAACTTACAACCTTATTTATAATGCTGCAATTATGGTTGAAGAAGGACTAGGGTATGCCATATGTTTCGATAAATTAGTTAACGTAAATGATGAAACCAATCTGTGCTTTAAACCTTTCTATCCTAGACTAGAAACAGGAACGGTTATAGTATGGAAAAAACATCAAGTATTTTCTACTGCCACAACAAAATTTATTGAAAAGATTATAAATGCCTTAAAGGCATAA
- a CDS encoding alpha/beta hydrolase produces the protein MRKYDEKAIERLQKETSIVENNGIKVILKPIPGEDREGYLDPLELDLMEKFWATNVGGEDKSAEPTSKEMMISAMRDSMGFPNYNLNTVEIHTKFEELTFDGNKVGLWRYYPRRTEKNKKRPAFVFIHGGGWIGGSIYTVENFCKLLSELADAVVFNIDYSLAPEKPFPNGLNDNYYAVKYVYDNAEAYGIDVDKICIGGDSAGGNYTAAVCLKARDLGTPKLAMQVLIYPVVTMADAKVEGYQWSEDLFEMCEEQKHIIKNCIGLGRPIKFEDDMFLQNYISNKEDIYNPYASPMLAKSHADLPKAILAGAEFDGLRLHTEFYAKQLSDAGVDFTVFRYKGMTHAFIDKLGHVAQAEDLCIEIANAMKKL, from the coding sequence TTGAGAAAATATGATGAAAAAGCCATTGAAAGACTTCAGAAGGAAACTTCTATTGTAGAAAATAACGGAATTAAAGTTATTTTAAAGCCAATTCCAGGAGAAGATAGGGAAGGATATTTGGATCCACTTGAATTAGATCTTATGGAAAAGTTTTGGGCAACAAATGTAGGGGGAGAAGATAAATCTGCAGAACCAACTTCAAAGGAAATGATGATTTCAGCAATGAGGGATAGTATGGGATTCCCAAATTATAATTTAAATACAGTTGAAATTCATACAAAGTTTGAAGAGTTAACATTTGACGGAAATAAAGTTGGTTTGTGGAGGTACTATCCAAGAAGAACTGAAAAAAATAAAAAACGTCCAGCATTCGTATTTATTCATGGTGGTGGATGGATAGGTGGAAGTATTTATACAGTAGAAAATTTCTGTAAATTACTTTCTGAGCTTGCAGATGCAGTGGTATTTAATATTGACTATTCTCTAGCACCTGAAAAACCATTTCCAAATGGGCTGAATGACAATTATTATGCTGTGAAATACGTTTACGATAACGCAGAAGCTTATGGAATAGATGTTGATAAAATTTGCATTGGAGGAGACAGCGCTGGAGGTAACTATACTGCGGCAGTATGTTTAAAGGCAAGAGATTTAGGAACACCTAAGCTTGCAATGCAGGTGCTAATTTATCCAGTAGTTACAATGGCTGATGCTAAGGTAGAGGGATACCAGTGGAGTGAGGATTTGTTTGAAATGTGTGAGGAGCAAAAGCACATTATAAAAAACTGTATTGGACTTGGAAGACCGATAAAATTTGAGGACGATATGTTCCTTCAAAACTATATTTCAAATAAAGAAGATATTTATAATCCATATGCAAGTCCTATGCTTGCAAAATCTCATGCAGATCTTCCAAAGGCTATTTTAGCTGGGGCAGAGTTTGATGGTTTGCGCTTGCATACAGAGTTTTATGCAAAACAGCTTTCAGATGCAGGGGTTGATTTTACAGTATTCCGTTATAAAGGGATGACTCATGCCTTTATAGATAAACTTGGACATGTTGCTCAAGCAGAGGATTTATGTATTGAAATAGCAAATGCTATGAAAAAGCTTTAA
- a CDS encoding ROK family protein yields the protein MEILVIDVGGTAIKYALMNDSAQFIEKGSLPTPKDSIEHFVDVIGSIYDKYKDEISGIAMSMPGLIDSERGYLYTGGALEYNCNKNIVSILEKRCPVRITVENDGKCAALAEAWKGNLSDCNDGIVVILGTGVGGGIIKDKKLHKGKHFVAGEFSFIIADNDGKKKDFSRFLGAQSGVPRLCKLVAEAKKLNEEEVDGYKVFEYANNGDEKVLEILDDYCFKLAVQLHNLQHIYDPEKIAIGGGISKQDILFEYIQKNIDWIADSLPYVMAKPQVVRCRFNNDSNLIGALSVFMTTRN from the coding sequence ATGGAAATTTTAGTTATCGATGTAGGTGGTACAGCAATTAAGTATGCTCTTATGAATGATAGTGCACAATTTATTGAAAAAGGATCATTACCAACACCTAAAGACTCAATAGAACATTTTGTGGATGTTATTGGTTCAATATATGATAAATACAAAGACGAAATTTCAGGGATTGCTATGAGCATGCCAGGTCTTATTGATAGTGAAAGAGGTTATTTATACACTGGAGGAGCACTAGAATATAATTGCAATAAGAATATTGTATCTATTTTAGAGAAACGCTGCCCTGTAAGAATAACAGTAGAAAATGACGGTAAGTGTGCCGCTTTAGCAGAAGCTTGGAAAGGCAATCTTAGTGACTGTAACGATGGTATTGTAGTTATTTTAGGCACTGGCGTTGGTGGTGGTATTATAAAAGATAAAAAATTGCATAAAGGAAAACACTTTGTGGCTGGAGAGTTTAGTTTCATTATTGCTGATAATGATGGGAAAAAGAAAGATTTTTCAAGATTTCTCGGAGCTCAATCTGGTGTACCAAGATTATGTAAGCTAGTAGCTGAAGCAAAAAAGCTTAATGAAGAAGAGGTTGACGGATATAAAGTATTTGAGTATGCCAATAATGGAGATGAAAAAGTGCTTGAAATCCTTGATGACTATTGTTTTAAGCTTGCAGTACAGCTACATAACTTACAGCACATTTATGATCCGGAAAAAATAGCTATCGGCGGTGGCATAAGCAAGCAAGATATATTATTTGAATATATCCAAAAAAATATAGATTGGATAGCAGATAGTTTGCCTTACGTTATGGCAAAACCTCAAGTGGTCAGATGTAGATTCAATAATGATTCCAATTTAATTGGTGCATTATCTGTATTTATGACTACTAGAAATTAA
- a CDS encoding glycoside hydrolase family 1 protein → MNYKTLKDFPEDFLWGASTSAYQVEGAWDEDGKGLSVQDLGKYPEGTTDFKVASDFYHHYKEDIKLFAEMGFKAFRFSVAWTRILPNGIGEINQKGIDFYNNVINELLSYGIEPIVTMYHFDLPYELEKKGGWSNRETIAAFENYSKVVFESFGDRVKYFLTINEQNMMILFGAILGTAGEDGEDPAKKLYQQNHHMLLAQAKAMKLCHDICLNAKIGPAPNISSVYPASSKPEDILAASNFSSIRNWLYLDAAVYGRYNSVAWSYMEKKGCTPVIEDGDMEVLKAGKPDFIAFNYYSTMTVAENNEEDMNDKSKADQQRAFAEGGVFKAAESVGLPKTEFGWPIDPVGFRSTLREINERYDLPLIVTENGLGAYDKVEEGDIINDEYRIDYLRKHIEQARLAITDGVKLFGYCPWSAIDLVSTHEGCTKRYGFVYVNRDEFDLKDLKRIKKKSFYWYKEVISSNGEKLE, encoded by the coding sequence ATGAATTACAAAACATTAAAAGATTTTCCTGAGGATTTTTTATGGGGCGCTTCGACTTCGGCTTATCAAGTTGAAGGGGCATGGGATGAGGATGGTAAAGGTCTTTCTGTCCAAGACCTAGGTAAATATCCTGAAGGTACTACAGATTTTAAAGTAGCAAGTGACTTTTATCATCATTATAAAGAAGATATAAAATTATTTGCAGAAATGGGCTTTAAAGCTTTTAGATTTTCTGTAGCGTGGACAAGAATATTGCCAAATGGAATAGGTGAAATAAATCAAAAAGGAATAGACTTCTATAATAATGTAATCAACGAGTTATTATCATACGGCATAGAACCAATTGTTACAATGTATCATTTTGATTTACCATATGAACTTGAAAAAAAAGGTGGATGGTCCAATAGAGAAACTATAGCTGCTTTTGAAAATTACTCTAAAGTAGTATTCGAGTCTTTTGGTGATAGGGTTAAGTACTTTCTTACAATTAATGAACAAAATATGATGATTTTATTTGGAGCTATCTTAGGAACTGCAGGGGAAGATGGAGAAGATCCAGCAAAGAAGCTATATCAGCAGAATCATCATATGCTGCTTGCACAAGCAAAAGCAATGAAATTATGTCATGATATATGCCTTAATGCCAAGATAGGTCCAGCACCTAATATTTCCTCAGTTTATCCTGCCTCATCAAAACCAGAAGACATTCTCGCAGCTTCGAATTTCTCATCCATAAGAAATTGGTTGTATTTAGATGCAGCTGTATATGGAAGATATAATAGTGTTGCTTGGAGTTATATGGAGAAAAAGGGCTGTACTCCAGTCATAGAAGATGGAGATATGGAAGTCTTAAAAGCTGGGAAGCCAGATTTTATCGCATTTAATTATTACTCAACAATGACCGTTGCTGAAAATAATGAAGAGGATATGAATGATAAATCAAAAGCAGACCAACAGCGTGCTTTTGCAGAAGGAGGAGTATTTAAGGCTGCGGAAAGTGTTGGATTACCAAAAACTGAGTTTGGATGGCCAATCGATCCTGTTGGTTTTAGAAGTACACTTCGTGAAATAAATGAAAGATATGATCTACCATTAATTGTTACTGAAAATGGTTTAGGTGCTTACGATAAGGTTGAAGAGGGAGACATTATTAATGATGAATATCGTATAGATTATCTTCGTAAGCATATTGAGCAGGCAAGACTTGCAATTACCGATGGTGTAAAACTTTTCGGATATTGTCCATGGTCTGCAATCGATCTAGTAAGCACACATGAAGGTTGTACGAAGCGCTATGGCTTTGTTTATGTTAATCGTGATGAATTTGATTTAAAGGATTTGAAGAGAATTAAAAAGAAAAGTTTCTATTGGTATAAAGAGGTAATCAGCAGTAACGGAGAAAAATTAGAATAA
- a CDS encoding ChbG/HpnK family deacetylase, with protein sequence MIDVIINADDFGMSEAFNYGVIKGYKDGVVSSTTLMVNMDSAEHAVSLAKSFPDLFIGQHTNLVLGKPCSNPQEIPSLVDEKGYFWSSSYYRNGSKKFVYEDVKKETIAQMEKFKELLGYYPQHIEGHSVFGEVIEKVFKDIALEYNIHASLFTEKLKGYKETMVPSDFKVMMDIMSKGISVDNILNDDLNLLNCDGKIVELHFHPGYLDQFILDNSTLTLPRCKDLDTLCDGKVVNWFKEQPIRRISFGDLRL encoded by the coding sequence ATGATTGATGTAATTATAAATGCAGATGATTTTGGTATGTCAGAAGCTTTTAATTACGGTGTTATTAAAGGATATAAAGATGGTGTTGTATCCTCAACTACATTAATGGTAAATATGGATTCAGCTGAACATGCAGTCTCTTTGGCTAAAAGTTTTCCTGATTTATTTATAGGGCAACATACTAATTTAGTGTTAGGCAAGCCTTGCTCCAATCCACAAGAAATTCCATCTTTGGTAGATGAAAAAGGATATTTTTGGAGTTCATCTTACTATAGAAATGGTAGCAAGAAATTTGTATATGAAGATGTAAAAAAAGAAACTATTGCACAAATGGAAAAGTTTAAGGAATTATTGGGATATTATCCACAGCATATAGAAGGACATTCTGTTTTTGGTGAGGTTATTGAAAAAGTATTTAAGGATATAGCCTTAGAATATAATATACATGCCTCATTATTTACAGAAAAGCTAAAAGGATATAAGGAAACTATGGTGCCAAGCGATTTTAAAGTTATGATGGACATAATGTCAAAGGGAATTTCTGTGGATAATATACTTAATGATGATCTAAATCTCCTAAACTGTGATGGAAAGATAGTAGAACTACATTTTCATCCTGGATATTTAGATCAATTTATTTTAGATAATTCAACTCTTACTTTACCAAGATGTAAGGATTTAGATACATTATGCGATGGCAAAGTTGTAAATTGGTTTAAAGAGCAGCCTATCAGACGTATTAGTTTTGGTGATTTAAGGTTATAG
- a CDS encoding PTS lactose/cellobiose transporter subunit IIA, producing the protein MESLEMTCFEIISSVGSARSCYIEAIQEAKVGNFDKANELMQEGKRLFQDGHKFHKVLIEKEASGEKVETRLLLIHSEDQMMSAEVLEIMAREIIELYKNK; encoded by the coding sequence ATGGAAAGTTTAGAAATGACTTGCTTTGAGATTATTTCATCAGTAGGTTCTGCACGTTCTTGCTATATTGAGGCAATTCAAGAGGCGAAAGTTGGAAATTTTGATAAAGCAAATGAATTAATGCAAGAAGGTAAAAGACTATTTCAAGATGGACATAAGTTTCATAAGGTATTGATTGAAAAGGAAGCATCTGGTGAAAAGGTGGAAACTAGATTATTGCTAATTCACTCTGAAGATCAGATGATGAGTGCTGAAGTGCTAGAGATTATGGCACGTGAAATTATTGAACTTTATAAAAATAAATAG
- a CDS encoding PTS sugar transporter subunit IIB, whose translation MIRILLCCSAGMSTSLLVQKMRKSAEEKGIEAEIWAIPQPELPENKDKADVILLGPQIRFALGEVKEMVGPDKPVDVIELRDYGTMNGKKVLDFALSKLG comes from the coding sequence ATGATTCGTATTTTATTATGCTGTTCAGCAGGTATGTCAACAAGTTTATTGGTTCAAAAGATGAGAAAATCAGCAGAAGAAAAAGGTATTGAGGCTGAAATATGGGCTATCCCTCAGCCTGAACTTCCAGAAAATAAAGATAAAGCAGATGTAATATTGCTTGGACCACAAATTAGATTTGCTCTTGGTGAGGTTAAAGAAATGGTTGGTCCCGATAAACCTGTAGATGTAATTGAACTTAGGGATTATGGAACAATGAATGGTAAAAAGGTCTTAGATTTTGCGTTGTCAAAATTAGGCTAA
- a CDS encoding PTS sugar transporter subunit IIC — translation MSNIMETMEKKVMPPMTKLNNNKVIKALTMGMMATMPLTLGTCLVAIAANFPMKAWSDLLAKTGIGVQMNAVINGTTQLMALYIVIAIAFNYAKIKGHDGMTAAMLSLGSFIVLMPQQVMVDKTPILALTKDYLGSTAIFGGMVIALLVTALYCQLDKKGIVIKMPDSVPEMVSKSLSPTFIAMIIFLIVLIVRIGFAATPYGNIFDFITKTVGLPIMKFGASPWSVVVVFMIINFLWFFGIHPNTILSVYMPVLITAGTANITAFQSGKPLPYFAFSALAAYIGLGGAGSTLGLAICMLTGRSERYKTMGKLSIVPSIFNINEPLIFGVPIMFNPVYFIPMILSTPVGAAVGLVFIKLGAHAKMNPTIQLPWTMPQPVAAAISTGLFAALGVCCAVAAVTLLYFPFFKYADRQALKEEQEEVVAV, via the coding sequence ATGTCTAATATAATGGAAACTATGGAAAAAAAAGTTATGCCTCCGATGACGAAATTGAACAATAATAAAGTTATAAAAGCTCTTACAATGGGTATGATGGCTACAATGCCACTTACGCTAGGAACTTGTTTAGTTGCAATTGCTGCTAATTTTCCAATGAAAGCATGGAGTGACTTACTTGCGAAAACTGGAATTGGAGTGCAGATGAATGCAGTAATTAACGGAACTACACAGCTTATGGCATTATACATTGTAATTGCCATTGCATTTAATTATGCAAAGATTAAAGGACATGATGGAATGACTGCCGCTATGTTGTCTCTAGGTTCATTTATTGTTTTAATGCCACAACAAGTTATGGTTGACAAGACTCCAATACTAGCACTTACAAAAGACTATTTAGGAAGTACGGCTATTTTCGGTGGAATGGTTATAGCGTTATTAGTAACAGCACTATACTGTCAGCTTGATAAAAAGGGTATTGTTATTAAAATGCCTGATAGTGTACCAGAGATGGTATCAAAATCATTAAGTCCAACCTTTATCGCAATGATCATTTTCCTAATTGTATTAATTGTACGTATTGGTTTTGCTGCTACACCATATGGAAATATATTTGATTTCATAACTAAAACCGTTGGTTTACCAATAATGAAATTTGGAGCATCTCCTTGGTCAGTTGTAGTTGTATTTATGATTATAAATTTCTTATGGTTCTTTGGTATACATCCAAACACAATATTAAGTGTATATATGCCAGTACTTATAACAGCAGGTACAGCAAATATCACGGCGTTCCAGTCAGGAAAACCATTACCTTACTTTGCTTTTTCAGCCTTGGCGGCATATATAGGACTTGGAGGAGCCGGTTCCACTCTAGGGTTAGCGATTTGTATGTTGACTGGAAGGTCAGAACGTTATAAGACTATGGGAAAATTATCAATTGTGCCTTCAATTTTTAATATAAATGAACCACTAATATTTGGTGTGCCTATAATGTTTAATCCAGTTTACTTTATTCCAATGATCTTATCAACTCCAGTAGGTGCTGCGGTTGGGTTAGTATTCATTAAGCTTGGAGCTCATGCAAAAATGAATCCTACAATTCAATTACCTTGGACAATGCCACAACCTGTAGCAGCTGCTATTTCAACTGGATTATTTGCGGCATTAGGCGTTTGCTGTGCGGTTGCAGCTGTAACATTATTGTATTTCCCATTTTTTAAATACGCTGATAGACAAGCATTAAAAGAAGAACAAGAAGAAGTTGTTGCAGTTTAG